ATCGGGTTCGTACTCACCCTCGCGATGCAGTCTTCGAGCGCGTCCATGGTGCTCGTGCTCACGGCAGCGGCCGGCGGAACCATCGGCCTGGAATCCGCGGCGGCAGGCATAATCGGCGCCAACGTGGGGACCTCGTCCACGGCAGTTCTCGCGGTTATCGGCGCGACATCCAACGCAAAGCGATTGGCCGTCATCCATGTGGTGTTCAAGCTCGTTACAGGTGTGATCGCTTTCGTTCTTCTCGGCGCCACCATCGATGCAATCATTTTGGGCCGGCATATTGTGGGATTGTCCGCAGAGCCGGCATCCGTACTGGCGTTGTACCATACAGTCTTCAACGTGCTCGGTGTCCTCGTGCTCTGGCCCGTCACGCGCAAGCTTACGCGCCTCGTTTCCAGGATGTTCAGAACCGCGGAGGAAGATGAGGCGATCCCCAGATATCTGGACTCCACAGTTG
This genomic window from Oceanidesulfovibrio indonesiensis contains:
- a CDS encoding Na/Pi symporter gives rise to the protein MQSAFVGLGDQFSLEAVAPGLLGLALFVGIGFVLTLAMQSSSASMVLVLTAAAGGTIGLESAAAGIIGANVGTSSTAVLAVIGATSNAKRLAVIHVVFKLVTGVIAFVLLGATIDAIILGRHIVGLSAEPASVLALYHTVFNVLGVLVLWPVTRKLTRLVSRMFRTAEEDEAIPRYLDSTVVRTPALAMNALVLELGRIAGIARRMALSSIVCTRGPCPTLAAEMRVLDS